The following nucleotide sequence is from Synechococcus sp. KORDI-52.
GCACCACACGAATATCGGCATCCCCGCCGGCCCCTTCGAAAAGACGGGTTAGAAAGTTTCCTCTTTTTGTAGTGCCGCTGTCGCCAGTGAAGGTACGTACCGATTGTTCAAAAGCAGCCTGGTCAGATGCCATTGGTGTTACTTCCCGGCCACTGGCACGTCCGGTCTCGCCCGTCGTCAAGGGCGCTTCCAGGAAGGAGAGGGGCGTGCCGCCCACAAAAATTCTGTTAGCGGCACGGGCCACGATGGCCTCGGCGTTGGCCGCAATGATTCGGGACGCTTCGATCCGGTCCTGACCGGTGCGGAAGAAGGTCACAAGACTGTCCAGTTCCCCATTGTCAGGGAAACGGTCCTGCTGCTCTGCCTGACGGACGCTGGAGAGCGGCAGCGTGTCGAACAGTTGGGGAGACACGCGCGGGCTGCCGCTGCTGGCGGTCACTGTCATCGACGAAAGCAAGCCGGATCGCGCCACGTTACGGCTGCCGGGATGGTGCTCCGTGGCCCCATGAACAAATGTTTGCAGGCGTTGAGGGGCCGCTGCTGCTCGACGGGTTTGGCGTGAAAAGCTCGCAGGCGCGAAATCTGCGCTGCATGACCCACTCCAACCCCAGTGATGCTGCGACCCCCGTGGTGAGTGCGTTCTATGACCGCTTTCCTTTTCCGGGGGATCCGCTTCAGGACGGACCGCCACCTGGATACAACTGGCGTTGGTGTCACCGCAGCGTTCTGGCCGCGGTGCACGGATCGATCCCAGCTGGCATGGAGGTGCCGCGGATCCTCGATGCCGGTTGCGGCACCGGCGTTAGCACCGACTACCTCTGCCATCTCAACCCGGGTGCAGACGTGCTCGGGGTGGACATCAGTGATGGGGCTCTGGCGGTGGCGCGGGAACGCTGTCAGCGCTCTGGAGCGGCCCAACAGGTGAGCTCTTTGCGTCAGGAGCAGCGCAGCCTGCTGGACCTCGATGGGGAGGGTTCCTTTGACTACATCAATTCGGTGGGGGTGCTGCATCACCTGGATCAGCCGGAAGCGGGCCTGCGCTCCCTCGCAGATCGCTTGGCACCGTCCGGTCTCCTTCACCTCTTTCTTTACTCCGATGCGGGGCGCTGGGAGATCCATCGGACCCAGAAAGCGCTGAGTCTTCTGAATGCCGGCACAGGGTCGGAGGGCCTGCATCTGGGCCGGGAGCTGTTCGAGACCCTGCCCGAGGGCAACCGCCTCGCCCGTCATCACCGCGAACGCTGGGCCGTGGATTGCGCTCCTGATGCCAATTTCGCCGACATGTACCTGCACCCGCAGGAGACCAGCTACAACCTCGAGCGTCTCTTCGCGTTCATCGAAACGGCGGGTTTGCATTTCGCCGGCTTCTCCAATCCGGAGGTCTGGGATCCCGCTCGCCTGTTGAAGGGTGAGTTGCTGGAGCGAGCCCAAGCCTTGCCGCCGCGTCAGCAGTGGGAGCTCATCGAGCAGTTGGATCCCGACATCAGCCATTTCGAGTTCTTCCTGTCTGCTGCGCCCGTGGAGCGAGCTCGGTGGAGTGATGAGGCCCTTGGTCTGGCCAGGGCCTTGGTTCAGCCCTGCCTCTGGGGGGAACCCGATCCAATTCTTGGTCGCAACATGGAACCGATCCAGCTCAGCGATGCCGACCGCACTCTGCTGCGGAATGTTGCTGAACAGCCAGAGCAAACGCTGGGGGCCCTTGCATCCCCCGATCTGATCCGCGATCTTGTGGATCGCCAGCTGCTGCTGCTGAAGGAATAACAGCAGCGAACGCGTGATAGATTCCGCGCGCCATTTCAGGCAGCGCTTGGAAGATTTTTACCGTCTTCAACGTCGCCTGCTGTTGGCCACCGTTCTGGTGTCTCTGGTCACGGTTCCGATCGTGGCCCTCACCATGAATATCTCGGTGGCCAGCAGTGTTCTTGTGGGTTCCTGCGCCGGACTTCTGTACGTGCGCTTGCTGGCTCGCAGTGTGGCCCGGCTCAGTGACCAGTCCCGTGGACTGGGGCGTTTTCAGCTCATCGTTCCAACCCTGCTTGTGGTTGGTTCGGCCAAGCTGCCTCAACTCGATCTGTTGCCGGCCTTCCTGGGATTCCTTCTCTACAAGCCCGCCCTGATTCTTCAGCACGTTTTTGACGACCGCTGAGTCTGAGCACTTTTCTCTGCACCCATGGCTTTGTTGCCCCTACCACTCCCGTTCGCAGAACTGGAAGTGGGTCACCACCTGTACTGGCAGATCGGCGATCTGTATCTGCATGGCCAGGTGTTCCTGAGCTCCTGGATCCTGATCGGCATCCTTCTCGCTGTGGTGCTTGTCGGCACCCGCGGGATGAAACGTGACCCGATCGGTCTGCAGAACCTGCTCGAATTCCTCTGGAACTTCATCCGCGACATTGCCCGCGACAACATCGGCGAGAAGTACTACCGCGACTGGCTGCCGTTCATCGGCACCCTGTTCCTGTTCATCTTCGTGAGCAACTGGGGTGGAGCCCTGATCCCCTGGAAGATCTTTGAACTCCCTGAGGGTGAGCTCGGCGCTCCCACCGCAGACATCAACACCACTGTGGCGATGGCTCTGCTGGTTTCACTCGCGTACTTCTATGCCGGCCTGAGCCGTAAGGGTCTTCGCTTCTTCGAGCTGTACGTGGAGCCGACCCCGATCATGCTCCCGTTCAAGATCATCGAGGAATTCACCAAGCCTCTCTCCCTCTCCTTCCGTCTGTTCGGAAACATCCTTGCCGACGAATTGGCTGTGGGCGTGCTGGTGTACCTGGTTCCGCTGATCGTGCCCCTGCCTGTGATGCTTCTGGGTCTGTTCACCAGTGCGATTCAGGCTCTGATCTTCGCGACCCTGGCGTCCTTCTACATCGGTGAAGGCCTCCACGAGGCCCACTAAAAACCGATCTCCTCTATCGCCTGAGAACGGCGATCTGCTAAACACATCCGCGCGCAGGTCCGGCATTGCACCCGGGCCCGTTCCTTCGGGAATGTCCCTGCGCGGGGGGAACCGATCCCCAAGTCCATTCCGTACAGCGCTCCCCAGCGCTTCCCCTTACACCACCCAACATGGATTCCATCACCTCCGCCGCTTCCGTTGTGGCTGCTGGCCTGGCAGTCGGCCTCGCCGCCATCGGCCCTGGTATCGGTCAGGGCACCGCGTCCGGCGGCGCTGTTGAGGGCATCGCCCGTCAGCCCGAAGCCGAAGGCAAGATCCGCGGCACCCTGCTGCTGTCCCTGGCGTTCATGGAATCGCTGACCATCTACGGCCTGGTGGTGGCTCTGGTGCTCCTGTTCGCCAACCCCTTCGCCGGCTGATCAGTGCAGGGGGATCGCTGATCCCCCTCCTGAACTCCTTGTATCGATTCCTTCCCAGCGCACCTTTCCATGACCTGGCTTCTGCTCGCTGAAGCAGGTGTTCCGGAGGGAGGTCTTTTTGACCTCGATGCCACCCTTCCGCTGATGGCGGTTCAGGTGGTTCTCCTCACCTTCCTGCTCAATGTCCTCTTCTTCCGTCCGGTCGGCAAGGTCGTGGAAGATCGTGAGGGCTACATCTCCACCAGTCGTGCTGATGCCAAGCAGAAGCTCGCCCAGGTTGAACGCCTGGAGGCTGATCTGGCTGAACAGCTGAAAGGTGCCCGTCAGGCCGCTCTGGCCGTGATTGTTGAGGCGGAACAAGAAGTTGACCGTCTTTACCGCGAAGCTCTGGCCCAGGCGGAAGCTGAAGCCAACCGCACCAAAGAGGAAAGCCGGCGTGCCATCGAGGCCGAGCGTGAATCTGCCCGCACCCAGCTCAAGGGGCAGGTGGATCAGCTGAGCTCCACGATCATCAACCGTTTGCTGGCCGCGTGATGACCCTCAATCTCAATCCGCTCGAAACTAATCTGGTCAACCTGGTCATCGTGATCGGGCTCCTGTTTTGGTTCCTTCGCGGTTTCCTGGGAGGAATCCTGGAACGCCGCCGCGCCGCCATTCTTCAGGAGTTGCAGGACGCTGAGTCCCGCCTGAAAACCGCCACCGAAAACCTGAGCCAGGCCCAGTCCGAGTTGGCTGCTGCCCAGCAGAAAGCCGAGAAGATTCGTGCTGATGGCCAGGCCCGCGCTGCAGGCATTCGTGCCGAAGGCGAGAAGCGCACCATTTCTGTGATGGCAGCCATCAAGGCCGGTGCTGATGCTGATGCAGAGGCCGACGCTGCTCGGATCAAGGACAGCCTGCGTCGTGAGGCCGCTCTTGAGGCAATCGACAAGGCCCTTGCAGAACTGCCGGGTCGTCTTGATGCCAGCGCTCAGGCCAAGTTGATCGATTCCACCATCAAAAATCTGGAGAACGCCTGATGCCTCTCCTCAACTCTCTGGCCACCCCCTACGCCGAAGCCCTGCTTCAGGTCACCGAGGCCCGTGGTGAGTCTGAAACCGTTGCCGATCAATGCAAACAATTGCTTGTGATCTGGAACGACTCGCAAGATTTCCGCCACGCCATGGTGTCCCCGGTTCTCGAACCGGACGCCAAGAAGAAAGCTCTCAAGGTGTTGGTTGGTGAGGATGTAACGCCTTCCGTTCTCAACCTTCTCAAGGTGTTGGCGGATCGGCAGCGACTCCTTGCCTTCGATGCGGTATTGCTTCGCTACCTCGAGCTTTATCGCGAGCAACAGGGCATCACCCTGGCTCAGGTCCGCTCAGCCCAGGCTCTCAGCGAAGAGCAGCAAGCTGCTCTTTCCAAGAAGGTGCAGGCCATGGCCGGCACCAACAAGGTCGACATCGACCTCAGTGTGGATCCGTCCCTAATCGGCGGTTTCGTCGTGAGTCTCGGATCTCAGGTGATCGACGCCAGCCTGTCTGGCCAGGTTCGTCGCCTTGGTCTGGCACTCGCTAAGGCGAGCTGACCTCACCCCTTCCTCCACCGCTCCTTCCTCCCCCACTCCCAGCTGGGATCACACGCCATGGTTTCCATCCGTCCTGACGAGATCAGCGCCATCCTCAAGAAGCAGATTGAGGACTACGACAAGTCGGTTTCCGTCAGCAATGTCGGCACCGTTCTGACCGTGGGCGACGGCATCGCCCGCGTTTACGGCCTGCAGCAAGCCATGGCTGGCGAACTCATTGAATTTGAGGACGGCACCGAAGGCATCGCCCTGAACCTCGAAGACGACAACGTCGGCGCGGTGCTGATGGGTGAGGGATACGGCATTCAGGAAGGCAGCACGGTGAAAGCCACCGGCAAGATCGCCGCTGTGCCCGTGGGTGAAGCCATGCTGGGCCGGGTGGTGAACTCCCTGGGCCGCGCCATCGACGGCAAGGGCGAAATCGCCACCAGCGAGACGCGCCTGATCGAATCCATGGCGCCCGGCATCATTCAGCGCAAGTCGGTGCACGAGCCGATGCAGACCGGCATCACCGCCATCGATGCGATGATCCCCGTCGGCCGTGGCCAGCGCGAGCTGATCATTGGTGACCGCCAGACCGGCAAGACCGCCATCGCGATCGACACGATCCTGAACCAGGCGGATCAGGACATGATCTGCGTTTACGTCGCTGTGGGTCAGAAGGCTGCTTCCGTGGCCAACGTCGTTGAAGTTCTGCGCGAGCGCGGTGCCCTCGACTACACCGTGATCGTGGCGGCCAACGCCTCTGAGCCCGCTGCGCTGCAGTACCTGGCTCCCTACACCGGCGCCACCATCGCCGAGTACTTCATGTACAAGGGCAAGGCCACCCTGGTGATCTACGACGATCTGTCCAAGCAGGCTGCTGCCTATCGCCAGATGTCGCTGCTGCTGCGTCGTCCGCCCGGTCGTGAGGCCTACCCCGGCGACGTCTTCTACTGCCACAGCCGTCTGCTGGAGCGTGCAGCCAAGTTGTCGGATGCCATGGGCAAGGGTTCCATGACCGCCCTGCCGATCATCGAAACCCAGGCCGGTGACGTTTCGGCCTACATCCCCACCAACGTGATTTCGATCACGGACGGTCAGATCTTCCTCAGCTCCGACTTGTTCAACTCCGGTCTGCGTCCTGCAATCAACGTGGGTATCTCCGTGAGCCGGGTCGGCGGTGCTGCCCAAACTAAGGCCATCAAGAAGATTGCCGGCACCTTGAAACTGGAGCTGGCCCAGTTTGACGAGCTGGCCGCCTTCTCCCAGTTCGCTTCTGACTTGGACGCCTCCACCCAGCAGCAGCTGGAGCGCGGCAAGCGTCTGCGTGAGCTGCTCAAGCAGCCCCAGTTCAGCCCCCTGATCCTGGCTGAGCAGGTCGCCATCGTTTACGCCGGTGTGAAGGGCCTGATTGACGACGTCCCTGTCGAGAAGGTT
It contains:
- the atpA gene encoding F0F1 ATP synthase subunit alpha; translation: MVSIRPDEISAILKKQIEDYDKSVSVSNVGTVLTVGDGIARVYGLQQAMAGELIEFEDGTEGIALNLEDDNVGAVLMGEGYGIQEGSTVKATGKIAAVPVGEAMLGRVVNSLGRAIDGKGEIATSETRLIESMAPGIIQRKSVHEPMQTGITAIDAMIPVGRGQRELIIGDRQTGKTAIAIDTILNQADQDMICVYVAVGQKAASVANVVEVLRERGALDYTVIVAANASEPAALQYLAPYTGATIAEYFMYKGKATLVIYDDLSKQAAAYRQMSLLLRRPPGREAYPGDVFYCHSRLLERAAKLSDAMGKGSMTALPIIETQAGDVSAYIPTNVISITDGQIFLSSDLFNSGLRPAINVGISVSRVGGAAQTKAIKKIAGTLKLELAQFDELAAFSQFASDLDASTQQQLERGKRLRELLKQPQFSPLILAEQVAIVYAGVKGLIDDVPVEKVVDFSRELREYLKSNKAEFITEIQEKKVMSPEAEAILKDAITEVVSTMVASAA
- a CDS encoding F0F1 ATP synthase subunit B', which codes for MTWLLLAEAGVPEGGLFDLDATLPLMAVQVVLLTFLLNVLFFRPVGKVVEDREGYISTSRADAKQKLAQVERLEADLAEQLKGARQAALAVIVEAEQEVDRLYREALAQAEAEANRTKEESRRAIEAERESARTQLKGQVDQLSSTIINRLLAA
- a CDS encoding F0F1 ATP synthase subunit B, whose translation is MTLNLNPLETNLVNLVIVIGLLFWFLRGFLGGILERRRAAILQELQDAESRLKTATENLSQAQSELAAAQQKAEKIRADGQARAAGIRAEGEKRTISVMAAIKAGADADAEADAARIKDSLRREAALEAIDKALAELPGRLDASAQAKLIDSTIKNLENA
- a CDS encoding class I SAM-dependent methyltransferase encodes the protein MTHSNPSDAATPVVSAFYDRFPFPGDPLQDGPPPGYNWRWCHRSVLAAVHGSIPAGMEVPRILDAGCGTGVSTDYLCHLNPGADVLGVDISDGALAVARERCQRSGAAQQVSSLRQEQRSLLDLDGEGSFDYINSVGVLHHLDQPEAGLRSLADRLAPSGLLHLFLYSDAGRWEIHRTQKALSLLNAGTGSEGLHLGRELFETLPEGNRLARHHRERWAVDCAPDANFADMYLHPQETSYNLERLFAFIETAGLHFAGFSNPEVWDPARLLKGELLERAQALPPRQQWELIEQLDPDISHFEFFLSAAPVERARWSDEALGLARALVQPCLWGEPDPILGRNMEPIQLSDADRTLLRNVAEQPEQTLGALASPDLIRDLVDRQLLLLKE
- the atpH gene encoding ATP synthase F1 subunit delta yields the protein MPLLNSLATPYAEALLQVTEARGESETVADQCKQLLVIWNDSQDFRHAMVSPVLEPDAKKKALKVLVGEDVTPSVLNLLKVLADRQRLLAFDAVLLRYLELYREQQGITLAQVRSAQALSEEQQAALSKKVQAMAGTNKVDIDLSVDPSLIGGFVVSLGSQVIDASLSGQVRRLGLALAKAS
- the atpB gene encoding F0F1 ATP synthase subunit A encodes the protein MALLPLPLPFAELEVGHHLYWQIGDLYLHGQVFLSSWILIGILLAVVLVGTRGMKRDPIGLQNLLEFLWNFIRDIARDNIGEKYYRDWLPFIGTLFLFIFVSNWGGALIPWKIFELPEGELGAPTADINTTVAMALLVSLAYFYAGLSRKGLRFFELYVEPTPIMLPFKIIEEFTKPLSLSFRLFGNILADELAVGVLVYLVPLIVPLPVMLLGLFTSAIQALIFATLASFYIGEGLHEAH
- the atpE gene encoding ATP synthase F0 subunit C is translated as MDSITSAASVVAAGLAVGLAAIGPGIGQGTASGGAVEGIARQPEAEGKIRGTLLLSLAFMESLTIYGLVVALVLLFANPFAG